The stretch of DNA ATTTACTAAAAGATATTATTTTGACTTCTCACTCTCCATTTATTATTTCCGATTGCTTGCCTAATAATGTGGTTTTCTTTGATAGAGATGAGGAAAATAAAGTAGAGGCAAGAAGTGCAAAGAATTTAGGATTTAATACTTTTGGCGCAAGTGTAGAATATATCTTACAAAGATTTTTTAAAATGAAAAATCTTGTTTCAGAATACTCTCTTGAACAAATTAAAGAGGTTGTTAAAAATGGCAGTATAGAAGAAATTGAATATGCTATTGAATATTTTGGAGAATCAAGCATCAAACAATTTCTATTTAGAAAATTATATGAAAAAAAGCAAAATTTATGATAGTCCGAAAACTTCAACCTATTGATACACAATTAAGAAAGTTACAAGAAATTCCAGAAACTTTTTTTAGTCGTATTGAAGATTGCGATGATTTTGAAGATGAGACTCTATTTCCGAATTGGATTAGTAATGTTTTTCCTGCAACAGCTTTAAAAACTAAGTTTAGGGCAATCTATGTTAAATATAAATTAATAGCTGATAGAAATGAAAGGCAAAAGATTATAGATGCTTTTATTCATACAAATGAAGTATCAAAATTGTGTTGTAATGATGAACTGACTTTACACATTGAATTGAATGACTTAGAAGAAAATATTCGAGAAGAAATTGATGAATTATTCCTTTACTTATACAATTCGGCTCTTACTTATCCTGGTTTTACTAAATATGTGAAAGGCGATTTAAGAAAAGATATAAAACAATTTACAATTAATAATAGCATAGATATTTGTCCATTCTGCGGTTTAGAAAGCTTAATCCAAATAAAAGGGCAATCTAGAATTGCTTTAGACCACTGGCTAAATAAAGATAGATTTCCATTTGCCTCCATAAATTTTAGAAATTTAGTTCCAATAGGAGAAGCGTGTAATGGTAGAGCCGTTAAAGGAACTGAAAATGTCTTGAAAGATAAAAGTCAAGTAAATAGGATAAAGGCATACTATCCTTATAATGAATATGCAGGAATTTATATTAGTTTTAACTATATTAATGAGCCTTCTATTAATGGAATTACAGATAACGACTGGAATTTAGCAATTAATCCAATAGAAGAAACAGAAAGAAGTGAATTTGATAGCTGGATGTATATATTTAATATTAAAGAAAGATATAGTAGTTATTTAAGAAATTATCCTTTTTTAAGATGGGAAACCAATTATAAAGCATTTGTTAATGCAGATGAAAATGACGATATCGAACATGCTGAAACAATTGATGAATTTAAATTAAATCTAAGACTTTGGAAAAGAACATTTCCTATTAAAAACAGGCATGGTTCAATTATTTATAGACCGTTTATTGATTATTTAATAAATCGTGCTTCAGAGCCTTATCTTTTTAGCTTAGTTGAAAATATTAAAAGAAATCCATATTAATTGGAAGCCTATAGTATTATGCTTAATACTATCCTTCATTTATAATAAAAGCTTGCTTAATTTTATCCTTTGTAGCACAACAACCTTTTAATTTACAACTAATGCTTAAAGCTGTTAAGAGTGTATATTATTAACAAACTCGTTGTAAGTTGAGAGTGAAAAAAGACTTGAAAACCATGACACAATTCCAAAACACCTTATCCTTTGCCAAGAAAATGGACGAAAACGATCCATTGAAGTCTTTTCGCCAAAAATTCCATTTACCCCTTCAAAAAAATGGAGAACCATTCATCTACCTTTGTGGCAATTCTTTGGGATTGCAGCCCAAAAGTACTCGAACTGCAATTGAGCAAGAATTGAAGGATTGGGAAAACTATGGAGTCGAAGGGCATTTTCACGCTAAAAATCCATGGATGCCTTACCACGAATTTTTGACCGAAGCAATGGCGAAAGTCGTTGGGGCAAAACCCATTGAAGTAGTAGTGATGAACACGCTTTCGGTGAATTTGCATTTGATGATGGTATCTTTTTATAGACCAACTGCCAAACGACACAAGATTTTGATTGAATTTGATGCCTTTCCATCAGACAAATATGCGGTGGCTTCTCAAATCAAATTTCATGGTTTTGACCCTGCCGAAAGTCTGATAGAATTGAAGGCAAGGGAGGGCGAGGAGTGTATTCGGATGGAAGATATTGAAGCAGTCATTGAAGCGGAGGGCGAAGAGATTGCTTTGATAATGATTGGCAATACTAACTACTATACAGGACAGTTTTTTGATATAAAACACATTGCAGCATTGGGGCACGCCAAAGGCTGCAAAGTGGGTTTTGACTGCGCTCATGGTGCGGGAAATGTGGACTTGAATTTGCACAAAAGTGGAGTCGATTTTGCGGTTTGGTGCAGTTATAAGTACCTCAATTCTGGTCCAGGCAGTTTGGGCGGTTGTTTCGTGCATGAACGCCATGCACACGATAAAACCTTACCTCGTTTTGAAGGTTGGTGGGGACACAACAAGGACACCCGTTTTGGGATGCGAGATGGTTTTGACCCAATTCCTGGCGTTGAAGCGTGGCAGTTGAGCAATCCACCGATTTTGTCAATGGCGGCTATCAAGGCTTCTTTGGAGGTGTTTATGGAGGCAGGGATGGAAAATTTGCGTAAAAAAGCAGTGAAATTGACGGGGTATTTGGAGTTTTTATTGGACGAAATGGACAATCCCCATATCAAAATAATTACCCCTCGCAACCCTCAACAACGCGGTTGTCAATTGTCTATTCAGGTGCAAGATGCGGACAAAACGCTTTTTAATCAAATCACCGAAGCAGGTGTGATTGCAGATTGGCGAGAGCCCGATGTGATTCGAGTTGCGCCTGTTCCGCTTTACAATTCTTTTGAAGATGTGTTTCGGTTTGTGGAGGTTTTGAAGGGGGAGTTGGAAAAGAATTGAACCTTTTGAAGGAATTTTTCTTGTTAAAAATATGTATCTTTCAGCAAAAGAAACTAAAATTTAAATGCAAAACAAAATCATCATCATTGGCGCAGGTCTTTGCGGAACACTCTTAGCAGTTCGATTGGCGCAGCGTGGTTACACCGTTTCGCTACACGAAAAACGCTCGGATATGCGAAGGGAAGAAGTAGATGCAGGACGTTCTATCAACTTGGCTTTGTCGGCAAGGGGCTTGATGGCACTAGACCGAGTGGGCTTGAAGGAAGCCGTTTTGGAGGAGTGTATTCCTATGCGGGGGCGTTTTATACATCCGCTCAATAGCACGCCTTTCGTTTCGCCTTACAGTGGTCGGGCGGAAGATTACATCAATTCGGTTTCCCGTGGCGGCTTGAATATCACCCTTTTGGATGAAGCGGAAAAGATGGAGAACATCACCATGTACTTCAATAGCAAATGCGAAAGTGTGGATTTGAAGGCTGCAAAGGCAACTTTCAAAAACTTAGAAACGGGTGAAACTTGGGTGGAACAGGGTGATATTGTCATTGGAACGGATGGCGCAGGTTCGGCAGTTCGGCAAAGTTTCATGCGGCAAACGATTCCTCTGCTTTTCAACTTTTCTCAAAATTTCCTAAGACATGGCTACAAGGAATTGAGCATTTTACCCACCGAAAATGGAGGCTATCGCATCGAAAAAAATGCTTTACACATCTGGCCTCGTGGCAGTTTTATGATTATTGCTTTGCCGAACATGGATGGCAGTTTTACGGTCACGATGTTCCATCCTTTTGGAGGAGAAAATGGCTTCAATGAGCTAAATACCAAAGAGAAAGTTCAGGCATTTTTTGAAGCCCATTTTCCCGATTTGATTGCCTATATGCCACATTATATTGAGGAGTTTTTCGAGAATCCTGTGGGTACTTTGGGAACAATTAAGTGTTTTCCGTGGCAGGCTTATGGCAAAACCTTGATTATGGGCGATGCTGCTCATGCGATTGTGCCGTTTTATGGTCAGGGAATGAACGCTTCTTTTGAGGATGTGCGGGTTTTTGATGATGTGTTGAATCAATTGGAAGGCAAGGCAGATTGGGAAAAGATATTCATGGAATTTGAAGTGGCAAGGGTCGACAATGGTAATGCGATTGCAGATTTGGCGATTGACAATTTCCACGAAATGCAAGACCGTGTGGACGATGCGGATTTTATCAAAAAACGCCAATTGGAAATGAAATTGGAGCAGCAGTTTCCCGATTATTACTCCAAATATTCACTCGTCACTTTTCGTCCTGAACTTCCTTATGCTGCTGCAATGAAACTCGGTAGGGCGCAGGATGATTTGCTTTTGCGGATTTGTGAGGGGAGAGAGGTAGAGAATTTGGATTTGGAGGAGGTTATGGAGGAAGTGCGACAGACTATGAAAATTCAAAATACAATTTCAACCTCTCACTGAAATTTAGGTAATAACAAACTTCAGTTATCTAAAATCTGTCTGTTATACACTGTAAAACATTAGTCGCTAAAAAAAATACCATGTCTTCAAAAAACACAATCCTAACCGACAAAGCCAAACCCCTCGGCAATTACCCACACATCAAACGAGTGGGTGATTTTTTGTATATTTCTGGCACAAGCAGCCGACGAGCCGACAATACACACATTGGCGCAGAACAGGATGAAAACGGCAATTGGATATTGGATATTCGGGCGCAGACACGGGCGGTAATCGAAAACATTGAAGTGTATGTAAAAAGTGTGGGAGCCGATTTGTCGAATGTCGTTGACATCACTACTTTTTTGGTGGATATGAAAGACTTCAAAGGCTACAATGAAGTCTATGGCACTTTCTTCAACAAAGAAACAGGCCCTACTCGCACAACCGTTGCAGTGCATCAACTGCCGCATCCCAATTTGCTAATCGAAATAAAAGCGATTGCTTATCATCCTCTGAAAAATAATCAAAAGTTTTTGTCAACTCACTAAACAGCACATACCATGACTCGCAAAACTTTACTTTCTCTTTTACTTCTATTTATCATTGGCGGTACGACCTTTTTGCTGATGAGTTCTTATCCTTTTGGAAGTGGATTTTTGGCGGTGATGACTTGTTTGACCTTGCTTTGGTTGTACAGCTTGCTTATCAAAGATGCCAGTATTATTGACATTTTTTGGGGACCAGGATTTGCAATTTTGGCGTGGTTTTACTTCTATACAAATTCTGATACAGGTAATTTCCGCAATTTGGTTTTGTGTGGGATGGTGACGGTTTGGGCATTGCGATTGGCGGGGCATATTTTTGTGCGTAATCATGGGCAGGGAGAAGATTTTCGCTACCAAGAGTGGCGCAAGGATGGCGGTAAAAACTATTGGTGGATTTCGTTTTTGCGGGTATTTTTATTGCAGGGATTGCTGATGTGGATAGTGGGTTCGATTTTGTTGGTGGCGCAGATGAGTGGTGAAAGTACTTTGCAGCCATTGGATTATGTGGGCATTGTACTTTGGTTGATTGGTTTTTTGTTTGAAGCCATAGGCGATTGGCAGTTGAAGCAGTTTAAGGCGAATCCAGCAAATAAAGGTAAGGTGATGAATCGGGGTTTGTGGCGATATACGAGGCATCCAAACTATTTTGGGGATGCGCTTTTGTGGTGGGGCTATTTTTTGTTTGCACTTTCAACAACAGGTGGATGGATGTATGCGTTTAGCCCTGTATTGATGACCTTCTTATTGATGCGGGTTTCTGGGGCGGCACTTTTGGAGGGTACATTGAAGAAAACCAAGCCAAAATACAAGGAATACATCGAGAAAACGCCTGTGTTTTTTCCTTGGTTTCCCAAAAAAATAGACAGACCTTTGTAGCCTATTACAAGGCTTTTGCAATTTATAAACTTCACAAATTGCAGGTTATTCACAGACAAATAAATGTATGGATACCATCACAAGCATTACCGATTGGATAGAAAGTATATTGGGTTTCAGCCATGAAATGCAACTGGATATATTCAAATCCATTGTTATCATTACTGTTTTGGTGCTTATCCGCAAGCTTTTGATTAAGCTTGTTGTACGCTTCAATAAGGATGTACGATCGAGTTATTGGCTGCGAAATGGGCTTACCTATTTTTTGTTTTTGATAGGGATTATTGGAGTAGGGCATATTTGGTTTCAAGGATTTGAGTTGGTAGCAACTTATTTGGGTTTACTTTCGGCAGGTATTGCGATTGCTTTGAAGGATCCGATTGTGAACATTGCAGGGTGGGTGTTTATATTGTTTCGCCAACCTTTTGAAGTCGGGGATAGAATAGAAATTGGAAATCATGCAGGTGATGTGATTGACCTTCGCATTTTTCAGTTTACCCTCAATGAAATCGGCAACTGGGTGGATGCGGACCAAAGTACAGGACGCATTATTCATGTACCCAATGCCAAAGTTTTCTATGAGTCTGTTGCCAATTATACCAAGGGATTCACTTATATCTGGAATGAAATTCCTATTTTATTGACCTTTGAAAGTGACTGGAAAAAAGCAAGAGAAATTTTGGAAGTTATTGTCATTGAACAAACACATGATGTGAGTGAACAAGCTCGGCTTAAACTCCGAAAAGCGGCAGAAAAGTATATGATTCTCTATACCAAGCTCACACCCAGGGTTTATTTGACTGTTAAAGACAGTGGCGTTTTGCTTACCATACGCTACCTTACAGAACCTCGCACCCGTCGGGGAAGTTCTGAGATGCTTTGGGAAGCCATCCTCAATGAATTTGCCAAACACGACAATATTGATTTTGCTTACCCAACACTTCGATATTATGACAATCGAACAGAAGGCAAAGAAGGGGCAAGGGCAGATTAGTCAAATGTTTTGGTATGTTGGTGTTTTGATGTCTTAATGTTTTGAAGGATTGTTTATTTTTGCAGTTCAACAATCTAACAATATGACCAACAAAGGCAAACTATATTTGATTCCCAATTTGCTGGGAGGTGAGGATGTAAGCATCATTCCAAATTACACAAAAGACATTGCTTGTAGTCTGGATATTTTCATTGTAGAAAATGTCCGAAATGCTCGCCGATACTTAATCAGTCTGGGGATTAGGGAAGCAGGAAAAGTCATTGACGACCTTGTATTTCACCATCTGGACAAACATGCTCAAAAAAATGAATTTAGGGAGTTTTTGGACGAGGCATACAATGGGAAAAACATCGGTTTGATTTCGGATGCGGGTTGTCCTGCCATTGCAGATCCTGGTGCTTATTTGGTCAAAACCGCACATCGCAGAAGCATTGAAGTAGTACCATTAGTGGGACCTTCTTCTATCTTATTGGCACTTATGGCTTCGGGAATGAACGGTCAAGCATTTGCTTTTGCAGGCTATGTACCTTTCAAAAGAGAGGATCGTATCAAACGTTTGCAGCAATTGGAAAAATGGGCTACTCAGCAGCGACAAACGCAAATTTTTATTGAAGCTCCTTACCGCAATGATGGGCTATTGAGCGACATTCTTCAAAATTGCCACCCTGCAACCAAGTTGTGTGTAGCGGTTAATTTAACCCTTCCAAACCAGCTAGTCATCAGTCAATCTATCGAAAACTGGAAAAATGGAACTCTTCCTGAACTACATAAACAACCTGCTATCTTTCTTTTGGGTAGGTAAAAAGATATTTTATACCTCCAAAATTCCCTTTCACTACTTTCTAATTGATACAAAATCCATCATAAAATATATTTGCAGCATACTATTTTTTAACACACCCCATTTAACACTATGACTATATAATAGACCCTGTTTAGCCCTAATTAACACCTAATTTCCCTTTCAAACTAATAAAGTTCAGTTTTATAATTCAAAGTCCCATTTATATGATGGGACTTTTTTATGAGCAAAAACAAGAAATAATTTAGAAACTTAATATATAAATTACATAATAAAAAGCGGGACTCATCCTCCAAAAATTCCCTTTTACACTATTATTATTTTTCAATCAAGGTCTATCTACTATATTTGGCATATATATAATAGCTACCTTACTTAAAAACACACATACACACTATAATAAACACACACATACACACTAAATCTATTCATTACTACATCTAATTTATAAAGTCCCGATTCTTGATTGGGACTTTATTTGTTAACCATCATAAAGAAAAAACTTACTTACAGAAAAGCTGTATTCATCCTCCAAAAATTCCCTTTTATACTATTGTTATTTTGCAATAAAAGTACACCTCCTATATTCGTTGCATTAATAATGGTTATCATTATTCACACATACACACACTAAATCTGTTCACTACTACACCTAATTTTAAAAGTTCCGAATCTTATTCGGGACTTTATTTGTTAACGCTTTTTATGTATCTGACAATTCTTATCTTTCATATCCTTATTCTCCATATCTTTTTATAATTTTCGTTTTTTTGGTATGGTATTGGTGCATCAGAACCATTACATCTATTTCAAAACAACACCAAACATATTCTCTACATGAAGCCCATTTCATTCTGCCATTTAACGCTTTTGCTTCTCTTTTTTGCTATAAATACCATCCTTGCACAACCCATATTAACCTCCAATGCCACACCTGAATTGGGAACAAACTTTCAGGTATCCATCGTAGATCCAGTGCCACTTGGCAACCTGGTATTACCTGCTGGAGAAGGCATTATATGGGATTTTTCGGCAAGTTCAGTGGTAAGTACCCGCATTGCCACTTTTGTAGATGCAGCCACTACAGACGTAGGGATTTTTTTCCCAAATGCAGATATTGCTTTATCCTATGATGGAGATGGGCTGCCGTTGGGGTCTTTCAATCTAAAACATGATTTTTTTGCCCTCTTTGAAGATAGCTTGCTGAATGTGGGTTTCACCACCAAAAGCGGAAACATCATCAACTACAATAATCCAGCTACTGTATTTAACTATCCTTTTTCGTTTGGCGATAAAGTAGAAGACGATTTTAAGGTCAGTTTTGAAGTAGGTAGTACGACCATCGTTGAAGAAGGTACGATTAGTAGGACAGCGGATGGTTTCGGTAAAGTGTTATTACCCAATAAAGAGATGGATAATTTACTGCGTGTAAGAACAATACGCCATTATTACCAAGCCTTTGAAGACAATGTACTGGACACCATTTTCTTTCAAGAGGACCGACTAACTTGGTATTCAGCCAATCAAATTTACCCTGTTTTGAGTGTTACCAAAGAAATAGTGAGTGGCAGTCCTACTCCTCAAACACGTATATATTTCACAGGAGATGTCGAAACCAGCATTGAAGAATACCTCCCAATAGCTTCTATTGAAGCTTACCCAAATCCAAGTTCTGGAGCGTTTCAACTGAAATACGATTTACTGCAATCAACAGATGTTCAGCTAAATGTCTACAACAGCATGGGCCAATTGCTGCAAATTGCAGATAGCGGACGACAAAATGCAGGTAGCCAAACGATAATGATTGACTTGAGAAGTCAAGCACGGGGAATGTATTTTGTGGAGATGATTTTGAACGAAACGGAGCGAGTTGTGCATAAGTTGATAGTGCAGAAATAATCATTTACGATAATTTTGAATCACTTTATCCTCGTTCTTACTTACAAAAAATACATTATTTTTTATTACAACTTTTGTACTTTTTCCTATTGGGACAATGTACGACTTTTGAAGTTTTGCTTCAAAGATTTTCGATTGTAGTGAAAATCCATATTCTTCAAAGAGTAAACTTCAAAAGTCTTCACCTCGAATGTGATAAGTTATTTTGTTGGCAATCACTAACGATTATCCGACTTCAATTTCTGAAAAGCATTTCCTCTGGTTGGTCTAGTAAAAGTGGGTCGAGTGGTACGTGGCGGTTGCGTAGTTGTTTTTGGAGGTTGGGTAGTAGGATTGGTTTGGAAGTTCACCGTTTTAGAAATTCCAGCCGCTTTCAAGACCCCACTTTTAGACTTGATGTTTTGTGAGCGAAAAGTATATTTCCCTTCTGCATCTGTTGAAGTAACAAAAGTTTGTCCACCTGATTGCAGTTCTATTATTTTATTTTTCAACACTTTACCCGAATTGTCTGTGGCTACTCCCACCAACACAGGATTTTGATTGAGTCCCACTTTTTGAGTGGCAAACGTGCCAAAGACCTTGTCGAAATAGACTTCAATGGCATAGATTTCGTCAATTTCAGCGTTCAAACTGAATCCAACCGATGTTGTTTGAGAAGTGTTCGAAGAATTGCTTTTTGCCCACACATTGGAGGTAGTTGTTGTTTTGTTTTCTTGTACGCCAATGCCGATATAACTTCCAAAACCTTTGCTAAATTCTGTCACCGTAGTCGTAAAGTTGCTCTCACTTTGGGTATCTGTTTGCGTAATGTTGTGGCTGAAACTTTGGCTATAGTCCACGCCATTTACCTCCAATTCTCCCAACTTTACAAAACGGTCGTTGTCCAGCGTTATATGAGGACCACCACCAAAAATGGAAGTATTGGTAAGTGCTGTCTTTGGCTTATTGGTCACAAAAGGATCTAATTTCAAGAGATTTTGAACTGTTTCTTGTGTCAATCCACTTGGATGATTGGTAAGGTGAGCCTTCAAAAACTGCACAGAATTGATGCTCACTCTTTCATAGTTCAACAATGTGAGTGATATTTCTCCATTGACTGCCACCCAAGCCATTTCTACATTTTGCAGATACACAATCAAATCTCCCACGCCAGGGCCACCATCATTTGCACCTGTGCTGAATCCATTTTGGATTGTTTCGCTGATAGACAAAGACCCATCATTGGTAACAGTTGTACCTTTTGTCTGTTGCGACTGAATAGTTCCCAAAGCATCGTTCACAAAACCTAAAACTTTTGCAACTGCTTTGGCTTCTGGTTTTTGTGTTTTATTCAAAACAGTGGCAGCTCCGCTAAGTATGGACTTGAAGGTTGCCAATCCTTTGAATTGTGGAAGTGTGACAGGTTTTTTGGTGGAGTTGGTTGAGCTAAAAGACATCTGCATTTTTGTACCAATGGACTTGGTGACGGTATAAGTCGCTTTGTTCTGATTGTTTCGGTCTGGAACAGGCTCATAAACAACTGCAACGGGTAAAGCGGGTACTTTGAAGGCTCCTGCGCTTACCACAAGATTGTGTTTAATGTTCAACACATCAGAGTAGCTTTTGTTATTGGAAGTCACCTTCCAACTGACTTTGGTAGCCTTGCCTACATTGATACGGACGGTGTTGGAGTTGGAGGTAAAACCAGTATTGCCGTCAGCAGTTACTCTAAACACCCCCGAACGGTTGATGACATTGAAGACCAATTCTACATTCACCGCATCTACGCTTGCATGGGGATCTATTTTAGTGGGTTTTAGAGGGCCTCCACTACCTATATTAGGTTTTCCACTTGATCCGCCAATTCCACCAACGCCTCCTACTCCACCGACATCATTTGTTCCATTAAAATCTCCTGGTCGGATAATTTCGGTGGTCAGTCCTGTGAATTTTCCTGTTGCCGCATCAAAAGTGCCTACGTTTATGCTTTCCTGAGGTGTGGGAATCGGAAATTGATTTTCAATTCCTTTAATAATTTGATATGCTTGAGAAGGCTGTGCTACTGCAATGTGGTTGGCAGTAAAAGCAATGCAAACTAAGATTAGGGCAATGCTCTGTCTGATAGACATTTGTGTGATGTTCATGATTTATTTTTTTTAGAGGTTTAAAAAGGAATTTTGTTTGTGGGTGCATTTCCTAAGATGAAATGGGTGGAAAGTTTTGGAAGAATTTTGTAAATTACTTTTCAAAGCACAAATCATTTTCTTAGTATTCTCCTAAAAAAGTCTTATTTTTGTTAAGAATAAAATCAAAATTAGAAACATGAACTTAGCATCTTTTTTCGCTGGTGCAGGAGGATTAGATTTGGGTTTCCAAAAAGCAGGCTTCAATGTTGTGTGGGCAAATGAATATGACAAAAGTATTTGGGAAACCTATGAAAAAAATCACCCACATACCATTCTTGACAAAAGAAGTATTGTCAATATACCATCAAATGAAGTGCCTGATTGCGACGGAGTTATTGGAGGACCTCCTTGCCAAAGTTGGAGTGAAGCAGGTACACTTCGAGGGATTCAAGACAAAAGGGGGCAACTTTTTTATGATTTTATCCACATTTTAGAAGCCAAACAACCCAAATTTTTCCTTGCAGAAAACGTAAGCGGTATGTTGCACGAAAAACATAAAGAGGCTTTGCAGCACATCAAAGAATTATTCAGAAATGCAGGTCAAGGATATGAATTGTCTGTTCAATTATTGAATGCCGCTGATTTTGAAGTACCACAAGACCGCAAACGGGTATTTTTCGTAGGTATTCGTAAAGACCTTAATTTCAAATTTAACTTTCCCAATCCTTTAAAAGAAAAAATCACCCTAAAAGAGGTCATCTATGACTTGCAAGAAACAGTTGTACCTGCAAAAGGGAAAAATCATACCAATAAAGAAAAATGCACTGTCACCAACCACGAATACATGATTGGAGGATTTTCTTCCATTTTTATGTCCCGCAACCGTGTGAGAAGTTGGGATGAGCAGTCCTTCACGATTCAGGCAGGAGGGCGACAGGCCCCGATTCACCCACAAGCACCTAAGATGAAGCTCGTTGATAAAGACAAACGTGAATTTATCAAAGGCAAAGAACACCTTTACCGTCGACTCAGTGTTCGAGAATGTGCAAGAATTCAGACCTTCCCAGATGAATTTACTTTTTATTATGACAAAATAGCAGATGGATATAAAATGATTGGCAATGCTGTTCCTGTCAACCTTGCCAAACACATTGCTTTGGCAATCAGGCAACAAATTGAAGCTGCAGTAGCAAAAAATACCTTGAAAAAAGCATTAGAACTTGTATAGGAAATGGCCAATCAAACAAAAAATGGAAAAGCATTTGAGTATGCACTATTATTTGAACTGTATCAAAACTTGAAGGACTCAACGAAGATTTCTATAAAGCAAAATGCTCCTTTTCTTACCGCTAAAGGTTTTTTTGATGTTTTCTCAAAAGTGGAACAACACACTTTTCGAGCAAGCGCAAGTGCTGCAATTAAATTTTTGATTGATATTGAGCCAAGGCTTTCGAATGGAATAGAGGAAAATGATGCGTTAGTCCTGGAATTGGTTTCGGATAAGCAAGGTCAATCTGGTGATGTACGAGATGTATTGATGATTCGCTCACTACAAAAATGGGAAATCGGAATTTCTGCGAAAAATAATCATAGAGCAGTTAAACACTCACGCCTTTCTATGAAAATTGATTTTGGTGAAAAATGGGTGGGTTTTCCTTGTTCACAAAACTACTTCAATGAAATACGACCTATATTTATGATGTTGGATGCAATCAAGAAAAAAGATAGCTCTACTAGATGGGATTCCATCAATGACATGCACCAAAAAATCTACATTCCCATCTTAAATGCATTTCGCAAGGAACTACTAAGGCTTGATAGAGAATACCCCAAAGAGGTAGCCCAAAATCTTGTGAAATATTTAGTAGGAACAGAAGACTTTTACAAGGTCATTAAAGGAAATGGAAAGGTTGAAATTCAAGCGTATAATTTGCAAGGGACTTTAAATCAGTCTTTTCAGCGAATTAAACCCAAAGCAAAAATTCCATCCTTGAAATTTCCTTCAAGACTCATCGAAATCGTCTATCAAACAAATTCAACTACTACATTATTGGTTTCACTGAATCAAGGTTGGCAAATATCTTTTAGAATCCATAATGCTAGTTCCAGAGTCGAACCATCCTTAAAATTCGATATCAACCTCATTAGTGTGCCACACACACTATTCACCCATCACATATTTGTTGATTAATAGACCTTGTTGCATGTCAAAACAATTCATTATCAATTACTTAATATACAATACCGCCATCGTTTTCCTAGTTTCTAATCAACTGATAGATAAAACAAGTTATAATGAAGCAACCGCCATTCCTCTAATTTTTTCCACATTTGCCTTTTCAAAAGCCATACAAATTCATTTTGTATGGCTATTTAT from Chitinophagales bacterium encodes:
- a CDS encoding SAM-dependent methyltransferase; amino-acid sequence: MTNKGKLYLIPNLLGGEDVSIIPNYTKDIACSLDIFIVENVRNARRYLISLGIREAGKVIDDLVFHHLDKHAQKNEFREFLDEAYNGKNIGLISDAGCPAIADPGAYLVKTAHRRSIEVVPLVGPSSILLALMASGMNGQAFAFAGYVPFKREDRIKRLQQLEKWATQQRQTQIFIEAPYRNDGLLSDILQNCHPATKLCVAVNLTLPNQLVISQSIENWKNGTLPELHKQPAIFLLGR
- a CDS encoding T9SS type A sorting domain-containing protein, with protein sequence MKPISFCHLTLLLLFFAINTILAQPILTSNATPELGTNFQVSIVDPVPLGNLVLPAGEGIIWDFSASSVVSTRIATFVDAATTDVGIFFPNADIALSYDGDGLPLGSFNLKHDFFALFEDSLLNVGFTTKSGNIINYNNPATVFNYPFSFGDKVEDDFKVSFEVGSTTIVEEGTISRTADGFGKVLLPNKEMDNLLRVRTIRHYYQAFEDNVLDTIFFQEDRLTWYSANQIYPVLSVTKEIVSGSPTPQTRIYFTGDVETSIEEYLPIASIEAYPNPSSGAFQLKYDLLQSTDVQLNVYNSMGQLLQIADSGRQNAGSQTIMIDLRSQARGMYFVEMILNETERVVHKLIVQK
- a CDS encoding DNA cytosine methyltransferase; amino-acid sequence: MNLASFFAGAGGLDLGFQKAGFNVVWANEYDKSIWETYEKNHPHTILDKRSIVNIPSNEVPDCDGVIGGPPCQSWSEAGTLRGIQDKRGQLFYDFIHILEAKQPKFFLAENVSGMLHEKHKEALQHIKELFRNAGQGYELSVQLLNAADFEVPQDRKRVFFVGIRKDLNFKFNFPNPLKEKITLKEVIYDLQETVVPAKGKNHTNKEKCTVTNHEYMIGGFSSIFMSRNRVRSWDEQSFTIQAGGRQAPIHPQAPKMKLVDKDKREFIKGKEHLYRRLSVRECARIQTFPDEFTFYYDKIADGYKMIGNAVPVNLAKHIALAIRQQIEAAVAKNTLKKALELV
- a CDS encoding HaeIII family restriction endonuclease; translated protein: MANQTKNGKAFEYALLFELYQNLKDSTKISIKQNAPFLTAKGFFDVFSKVEQHTFRASASAAIKFLIDIEPRLSNGIEENDALVLELVSDKQGQSGDVRDVLMIRSLQKWEIGISAKNNHRAVKHSRLSMKIDFGEKWVGFPCSQNYFNEIRPIFMMLDAIKKKDSSTRWDSINDMHQKIYIPILNAFRKELLRLDREYPKEVAQNLVKYLVGTEDFYKVIKGNGKVEIQAYNLQGTLNQSFQRIKPKAKIPSLKFPSRLIEIVYQTNSTTTLLVSLNQGWQISFRIHNASSRVEPSLKFDINLISVPHTLFTHHIFVD